The Haloplanus natans DSM 17983 DNA segment CGGCGTCGACGGCGAAGGCTACTACCACCACGTCGACCGCGACGCCCGACTCGTCTACCGCTTCGACGACGCCGGCCAAGTCGAGCGGGCTCCGTGAGGTTCGAAAGGGAGTGGGCGTGTACACTGCGAGGCGAGCCGCCACGGGATATCCTACCCAATCGCTGCCGTCCGGAGGTACTCGAAGCAGTCTTCCAGATCCGCCATCGTCACGCCGTTGTCACGGTCGAACGTGACGAGATAGCCCGACTTTCGGGAGGCAGAATCCGCCTGAACGACGACGAGTGCCTCGTCGAAGACGTGAACCGTCCCGGTGAGGCGACCGCATTTGAATCCGTCTTCGAGTCGTTCGGAGCGGAGTTGTTCGAGAACGATTTCGTCGACGACGCGCTGGTCCCATAGGTCGGTGTAGCGGGTACGTACGTCCTCCCGCATCCGCGTCTCGAAGGTGCCGCTCCGGAATCTCGTGACCGCACGCAAGGCGTCCCCGTACTGCGTGACTGGATGGGTCCGGTCTTCGTCGACCGGAATCATACCGTCACCGACGGCGGAACAGGGTGGCAAGTGAATTGGGGGTCGAACCGATCAAAAAGCGCGACGATGCCGCAGGAGTCGCCGGGCTATCCTTTCGCCGACACCACCTCGAATCCCTCGTCGACCCGCGTCACGTACAGCAAGGCGTCCTCCGGGCCGGCGTCGGCCACCTCGTCCAGTTCCGGCGCACACCCCAGCATTCCCACCTCGTTGAACCCGCAGGGGCCACAGACGGCGGCGTCGGGGTGTGGGCGGTAGGCGCCGTCCTCCTCGGTCGCGGGGAGATAGCCCGCGTCGTCGACTTCCTCGCCACAGACTGCACAGGTGAGCGACAGCGGGGCCGGATCGAGCGACGCGTCAGGCATCGTGGCTACCGCGGAGTTGCGCGAGCACCTCGTCGACGACTTCGTGGTCGGCGGCGACGATGTAGCGCCGCCCCGCGACGAGCGTCGTCGAGTGCTGGACGGCCACGTCCCCGCTGGTCTGTGAGACGACGAGCGAGCCCTCGGGGAGGGCGTCGGCGACGACTTCCCCCGCGGCGGGGGCGTCGTAGTCGACCCGTACGTCGAACAGTTCGAGGTCGCCGGTCACGCCCTCGAGCGTCCGGATGTCGCTGCCCGAGAGAGCGTTGACAGCCGCCTTGATGCTCGCTCGTTCGGGGAAGTACACTCGGTCGACGAACTCGGTGTACTCGTCGCCGTCCTCGACCTGGATGCGGGCGACGGTTTCGATGTCGGGGTAGAGCTGCTTGGCCGCCATGCAGACGGCGAGATTGGTGGATTGGTCACCCGTCAGCGCGCCGATCACGTCGGTTTCGTCCCGTATCGCCTCCCTGAGCATCGACGGTCGCGTGGCGTCGCCTTGCAGGTAGGTGACGCGTTCGTCCACCTCGGTGGCGTCGATTCGGTTCGGATCGCGTTCGACGACGGTCACGTCGGTCCCGCGGTTGACGAAATCCTCCGCCACCCGCCGCCCGACGCGGCCGCCGCCGGCGACGACGATGTGATCGCGTTCGGCCATACGCCGTGCTACTACGCCTCGAACGTTAAGTGTGGGGACGGCGAGAAATCCGGCCGCGCGATCAGTCGGCGGTCCGGCGGCCGACGACGCTCCCCATATCGAGTTCGTACAGGGTGAACTCGACATCTTCGACCGACTCGTCGAACAGTCGGAAGGGTGGGAACCACTCGTTGAGGGTCGCCTCGTCGACGGTGCCGTCCCACGGCGCGACCGAGCCGCGGACGTGGATGCTCCAGGAGCTGTCGGCGGCGAAACAGACGAACGTGGCCGTGTCGGTCGTATCGAGGTAGCGTCGCTTCTCGCTGCCGGTGTCGTCGTGCGTGCTCACGCGGAGGAGGAACCGCTCGCCGTCGTAGTGGTAGCTGAGCGGGACGGCGTACGCGTCGTCGCCGTCGGCGAGAGCGAGAACGCCGTGGGAGCCGGAACGGAGGTAATCGTCGATGTCGGCGGCGTCCATCCCGACCGTGTAGACGTACTCGACGTGGTCCATGGCCAACCTACGTCACGACGGGGCATATATCCGGTCGTCGCGTGGCCGGTCGTAACGCAGCGCTGGTGAGTCGTCGGACCGTCGAGACTGGGGACGCCGGTCCGTCTCATAGTGTTTATTATAAGTCAGTACCGGTGGGTCGCCAAGCCGGTCCGGCGACCCACTGGTAACCAGTTCCAATAAACACTATCAGTCGGCCTCGATGCCACAGGGACCGTCCATCGCGTCGGTCGTGGAGCCGTCGGACTCGTCGGTCACGGCCGGGAACCGGCCGCGAAGGGCACGGAGGCGTCTGCGTACGTCGACCGACTCGCTCCCGATGACCGCGAAGCCGGCGAAAATGGTCACGAAGCCGCCGACGGCCAGCGTGGAGACGAGTTCGCCGAGCAGCGCCCACCCGCCCAGCGCGGCGACGACGGGGACGGCGTAGAACACGAGGTTCGCGCGGATGGCGCCGGCGGTGTCGAGGAGGCCGAAGTAGGCGATGTAGGCGACGGCACCGGCCAGCAGACCGACGTAGGCCAGCGCGAGAAAGGCCTCGGGGTGCCAGACGACGGCGTCGACGGATTCGCCGGTCCACCAACTGAGCAGGTGTGAGAGTCCGGCCGCGAAGGGAAGCCCCCACGCGGTGCGGGCCGTACTCGACAGGGAGCCGCCGGCCCAGCGGATGAGGACGCTCCCGATCGCCCCGGTGATCGCCCCGCCGAGCAGGATGGCCTTGCCGACGCCGGGATCGAACAGGGTCGCAGGGTCGGGGTTGACCACGAGGGCGACGCCGAGGAACCCGAGGGCCATCCCCGCGACGCCGCGTCGGGAGAGCTGTTCGTCGGCCAACAGGAGCGCGGCGAAGACGGGCGTCAGAATGGGGTTGAGGCTGAAGACGATGGCGGCGACGGCACTGCTGGTGTACCCCTGCCCCACGAACAGGAGGGCGTTCGTCAGGCCAATAGCGAGGACACCTGTGGCGAGAATCCCGGCGGCGTCACGCCAGGTGCTGGGGAGGAGTTGGTCGCGCGGCGTCGTCACGGCCGCGTAGGCGATGAGGGCGACCGCCGCCACGTCGAAACGGAGCGCGACGAACAGGAGCGGCGGGAAGTAGGCGAGGCCTGCCTTCGCGGCGACGAAAGTCCCGCCGAAGAGGACTCCCGCGACCACGAAAGCGACCAGCGCGCGGCGATCCGCCGCGATCACTCCGCACCCTCGCCGACGTGCCGTTCGCAACCCGATCCGAGTGCCGAAATTCGCAAAGTGTAACGCATCGACCGAACAGAGGGGCCGCAGCCGTTTAGTTTAATTCGTAAAATTTTGCACGGTACAAAACGCGTGCGCTCCGGGTCGCGACCTTCGCGGTGTGCAACGCTTTCACGGTGCGAAAGTGGTTTCCGGTCACGGGGAGCAGGGAGTGGCATGGAGTCCGCACTGGCGGAAATCGAGTTCCTCGCGCTCTCGACGAACCGGGTAGAAGTGCTCCGGCTACTCGCCGAGGACCGCCACACGCGCACCGACCTCGCGGTGGCGACCGGCGCGTCGCAGGCGACGCTCGGACGGATTCTACGCGACTTCGACGACCGCTCGTGGATCAGACGGGTCGACGGCGCCTACGTCGCCACGGCGACCGGCGAACTCGTCGCCGACGGCTTCCTCGACCTGCTGGACATCGTGGAGACGGAGGTCGATCTCCGCCCAATCGTCGACTACCTCCCGGACGCCATCGACTTCGACCTGCGGCGGCTAGACGACGCGACCATCACCGTCCCGTCGGGGACGCGACCGAACGCGCCGGTCGGGCGCGTCCTCGGCCTCCTCCGGGGCGCGTCGTCGATCCGCGTGTTCTCACACGCCTTCAACGAAGGGAGCCTCGACGCCATCGAACGCCGCGTGACGGCCGGCGAGACGACGTTCGAGGGGGTTTTCTCCCAGCACGCCATCGACGCGGTGGCCGACGACGAGGGGTTGCGACGCCGCCTCGAATCCCTCCTCGACGCCCCGGGTGCGACCCTCCGGGTCCGGGACGGGGATATTCCGCTGGCGGTGACCGTCGTGGACGGGACGGTCCACCTCCTGATTCGGGACACCAACGGCGTCCTGCAGGCCTCCATCGACACCGACGATCCGGTCGTTCGCGACTGTGCTCGCGAGCGGTTCGATGGATACTGGGCGGAAGCGTCCGCGCTCGACTCCGGTGACCTCGGGTGAGGGGGTATCCGAAAGCAGCAGGGATGCTCGCCGGCGGGATCGATAGATAGGGGCGGAGCCCCCGAGAGGACGCGGGCGCTACGTCAGGACCGGGAGCGTCGATAGTTCGCGAGCCGGCCACCACAGGTTGGGCAAGTCATCCGGAACGGCCCCGCTTCGAGCGTCCGGTCACAGCCGGGACAAACGTAGCGCGCCATCACGTTTCCACAATCGACCGGGACCTAATTAAATATTTTTGTCGAAGAACCCTTCGAACGTTTTCTTATCTCCGATATTCGTCTATTCATAAAAATTCTGTCGCGCCGCTCCCGAGGCAAAACACTTAGCGGGTGCCCGCCACACCATCGGATATGCCTCAGTTGCGGTCCTGTTACTTCTGCAGTGCCGTCGGCGACTCGCTGCAGGAGTACGAAGTCGTGCCCGACCGCCTGGTCGCGTCCGGCGAGTCGCGGTCGGCGGTGCTGTGTTCGTCCTGTCAGGAGAAACTCCGCCGCGTACTCGAACCGCTGGTCGAGGCGGCGGAGTCCACGGGGTCGACGGATGGTCCCGATCCAGGCGTGTCGGGTGTCGGCGAAGTCACCTTCGGGTCGGCCTCGCCGACATCCGAGGACGCATCGGCCGCGACCGACGGTCGGGACGCGGACGACGAGACGAGCGAGACGGGCGGGGACGAGGGAGTCACTCCCGACGACGACGCCGATGCCAGCCCGGACGAGGACGTGCCGGATGGCTACTACAAAGTCCTCCGTCTGCTCCAGAATCGCGAGTTCCCAATGGAACGGGCCGATCTGACCGCACTGGTCACGGGCGCGTACGACGTGTCCGAACCGCAGTGTGAGCGAATCCTCGAGACGGCAATCGAACGCGGCGTGTTGGTCGAGGATGGCTCGACACTCGACATCGGCGGTGACTGACGGAGGAGACGGCACCCCCGTCTCGAAGACACGAACAATTATGAACGAGAAATGATAACGTGGGGTCGGTGGTAGTACATGAGCCTCATGGACAAGGTGAAGGAGCTACTGGCACCGGACGAGAGTGAGACGGTCCTGTACGACTACGAGTGTCAGGACTGTGAAAAAACGATCACGTCGAGCGATCCGCCCGAGAGCGCGACGTGTCGGAACTGTGGCTCGTCGAACCTGGAGGAAGTCGGAAAGATGTACGCCGGCGGCGGTGGCGGCGGTGCGGGGTAGGAACGAACCGCATCGGTGGTCCCTTCATCGATTCTCGTCGGCTCGGCCCGGCGGGAATCCCCGTTGACTTCGGATAGCCCGATCAGTGGTCCGCGCCGCCCGGCAGCCGCTCCGGTTCGCCGGATCGGAGGATGTACTCGATGGCGATGCCGTTGAGCGGCGAGTCCGCCGCCTCGGCGTGTGCCCGAGCCAGGTCGAAGTAGTCCATCGTGATCGAGACGACGTTCTCGTAGGCCGCCGCGTCGTCCGCGGCGAGGACGTACTCGGCGGTGACGGGGGTGAGTTGCCCCTCGGCCACGTCGTCGTGGTAGTCGTCCACGTCGTCCAGCCAGATCTGGGCGCCGATGATGGCGAGGATGATCGACGCGCCGAACGCGTCGGGGATGTCGAAGCCGACACCGCGGTAGGCGTCGAGCATTCCCTTGTAGATGACGCCCACGCGGTCGTACTGCGTCTTGAGGTACGGGAGGCCGCGTTCCTGTTCGCCGAAGGGTGCATCGTCGGGGACGGGTGCGGACTTGTACTCGTCCTCGATGCCCGCTTTCGCCGTGTCGCCGTTATCGGCGTGTGATTCCGCGAGCAACTCGCGGAACCGGTCGTCCCGATCCTGGTGGGCCTCGGAAATCTCGACGGCCTCGTCGTAGGCGTCGCGAACCGTGTCGGGCGCTCGGTCGAAGGCGTCCTCGACGACACCCTGGAGATACGACTGGGCGCATTCGGCGACGGTGCGCCGGTCCGGATCGGGGTCGCCGACGAGTGTCACCTCGAAATCCTCGAACTCGTCGTCGTTGATCGCGTCGCGCATGTCGCCGTCGAGCAGCGCTTGCACGATTATCGCCGTCGTCTTCTCGGCCATCTCGACGTACTCGCGGGCCTCGCGGTTGGCCGGCGTGGAGGGATCGCCGCGGCCGAGGGCGACCAGCCGACCCGCCTCGTCGGTAATCGGATCGTACCCGCCCGTCGCCCGCGCGAGCGCCCGGCGGTAGAGATAGCCGAGCGTCAGTTCCGCGGGGAGCGTGAGCTTCGTCTCGTACTCGAACGTGGCGTCGTCGACGCCGAGTTCGGCTTCGAGTTCGGCCTCGATGTCGCCGTACACCTCGCCCAGGATGCGGTCGAGCGTGTCGTCGACAGCGGACTTGATCCGGAGCGCCCGGTAGTCCAGGCGGCCGGTCTCGGCGTAGTAGCCAAGGATCGCCCGCTGCGCAGTGGGGAGGCGGTCGAACGCGGCGAGGCGGTCGGCGGCGGCCCGCGGCAGTGACCGGGTCACCGGTGTCGACGGCCATCCGCGGCCGTCGCTCTCACCTCCGGGCGAGGATCTCGGGGTCGCATTGGGGGGAGGTGCCCGGCGACGGCTATCAACCTTGCCATCGTCCCCAACGCCGATGAGTTAGACTTTCGGTCGTGGACCACCCACTCCGTTCCATGCAGGTCCATACGGTCGGTGAGGGGACCCCCGAGGTAGCGGTCGTCGGCGCGGTCCACGGGGACGAACCCTGTGGCGCGCGCGCTATCGAGCGCTTTCTCGCGTCCGATCCCGAAGTCGACCGCCCCGCGAAGCTGATTATCGCCAACGAACGCGCCCTCGAACGGGGCGTCCGGTACATCGAGACGGATCTGAACCGGGCGCTCCCCGGCGACCCCGAGAGCGACCTGTACGAGGAACGGCTCGCACACGACCTGGCGACCGAAGTCGAGGGCTGTCTCTCGCTCGGTATCCACTCGACCGTCTCCTACGACGAGGCCTTCGCCAACGTGGCGTATCTGAACGAGCGCAAACGCGAGATTGCGGCCCACCTCCCCGTCACCGGCATCGTCGATTTCACCGCCGTCTCCGACGGCCGGTCGGTCGAACTCCCCGGTTTCGTCGACATCGAGGCCGGCTATCAGGGGAGCGAAGCGGCCGTCGACAACGCCTACGACTGTATCGTCGCGTTCCTGCAGACGACGGGCGTCCTTCCCGGCGACCCCCCGGCACAGGACCCCGGCTTCTACGAGGTGAGCGAGGCGCTATACAAGGAACCCGGACGGGAGTACGAGTTCCGCGGCGAGAACTTCGAACGCGTCGACGCCGGGGAGGTCTTCGCCACCGTCGACGGCGAGCCACTGACCGCGGACGAGGCGTTCTGGCCCGTCCTCATGTCCAGCCACGGCCACGACGTGTTGCTCGGCTACCGCTCGACCTACCACGGTCCCTTCTCGTCGGTGCCGGCGGCGAGCGTCGACGCCGACGACTAGTCCTCGACGAGCCGTAGATACGTCGAGGGCACCCGATCGACCGTGTACGTCTCCTGCCCACGCTTCGTGAGTCGGTACGCCTCCGAGAGCGACGCCGCGTCGACGGCAAACACCACGGGGTCGTCCCCGTCGGTGTGGCGCCGTCCGACCGCCTCGGCGTCGGCGACGGACGCCGACAGATGCACCTGCTGGCGCCCCATCGGTTTCAGCCCCGCACGCTCGATGGCGTCGGCGTTCCCGGGTGCGGTGCCGTGGTACAGTTCGTCGGGCACCGGTGCGTCGGTTGGTTCGAGGGTCACGTCGACTGATGGTGTTTATTCGAACTGGTTACCGGTAGATCGCTGGACCCTCTTGGCGACCCACCGGTACTGACTTACAACTATGAGTGGCCGTAGGCGGCGCGGACGCGAGCGTCACTCCCGTCGCCCTCGTCCGCCCACGGATACCGACCGGTCGCCACGGCGACGAAGTCGGTCCACGGAGTCCATCCCGACTCGTCGAGCGAGAGGCCGGCGTCCCCGGGGAAATGCCGAAGCGCACCGCTCAGGAATTTCGAGAGGCGGGTTCGGCGTTCGGCCGTCAGGACGGCGTCGTCGACGGCGCCACAGTCGGGACAGGCACCGGCGACGACGCCGTGATCCGGACAGCGACGAACGGGATGAGTCACGGGCCGAGGGAGGCGGCCCGGTCGGAAGAACCTACAGGAAGCCTTCGATGTGGTCGGCGACTTCCTCGGGCGTGTCACCGACGGGGACGCCCGCGTTGTTGAGCGCCTCGATCTTGCTTTCGGCCGTGCCCGTACCGCTCCCGGAGACGATGGCGCCGGCGTGGCCCATGCGCTTGCCCGGCGGGGCGGTCCGGCCGGCGATGAAGCCGGCGACGGGCGTGTCCATCTCGGTGGCGATGAAGTCCGCCGCGTCCTCCTCGTCCTCGCCGCCGATTTCGCCGCACATGGCGACCGCTTCGGTCTCCGGATCGGCTTCGAAGAGTTCGAGAGCGTCGATGAAGGAGGTGCCGATGATGGGGTCGCCGCCGATGCCGATGGCGGTCGTCTGCCCGATACCACGCTGGGTCAGGTTGTCGACCACCTGGTAGGTGAGCGTGCCCGACCGGGAGACGAGGCCCACGTTACCCGACGAGAAGATGTTGCCCGGCAGGATGCCGAGTTTCGCCTCGCCGGGCGTGATGACGCCGGGGCAGTTCGGTCCGACGAGATACGTGTCCGTCTCCCGGAGCCGCCGGTTCACCGTCGTCATGTCCTGGGTCGGGATGCCCTCGGTGATGGCGACGACGAGGTCGAGCGACGTATCGAGCGCCTCGAAGAGGGCGTCGGCGGCGAACGCGGGCGGCACGAAGACGACGGAGGCGTCCGCGTCCTCGCGGCGGACCGCCTCGTGGACCGTATCGTAGACGGGGACGCCGTGGACCTCCTGACCCCCTTTGCCCGGCACCGCGCCGGCGACGACGTTCGTCCCGTACTCGATCATCTGTTCGGCGTGGAAGTTGCCCTCGCCGCCGGTGATGCCCTGGACGACGACGCGGGTATCCTCGTCGACGAGTACGCTCATTGGTTCACCTCCTCGGCGTT contains these protein-coding regions:
- a CDS encoding DMT family transporter, with protein sequence MAADRRALVAFVVAGVLFGGTFVAAKAGLAYFPPLLFVALRFDVAAVALIAYAAVTTPRDQLLPSTWRDAAGILATGVLAIGLTNALLFVGQGYTSSAVAAIVFSLNPILTPVFAALLLADEQLSRRGVAGMALGFLGVALVVNPDPATLFDPGVGKAILLGGAITGAIGSVLIRWAGGSLSSTARTAWGLPFAAGLSHLLSWWTGESVDAVVWHPEAFLALAYVGLLAGAVAYIAYFGLLDTAGAIRANLVFYAVPVVAALGGWALLGELVSTLAVGGFVTIFAGFAVIGSESVDVRRRLRALRGRFPAVTDESDGSTTDAMDGPCGIEAD
- a CDS encoding pyridoxamine 5'-phosphate oxidase family protein; this translates as MDHVEYVYTVGMDAADIDDYLRSGSHGVLALADGDDAYAVPLSYHYDGERFLLRVSTHDDTGSEKRRYLDTTDTATFVCFAADSSWSIHVRGSVAPWDGTVDEATLNEWFPPFRLFDESVEDVEFTLYELDMGSVVGRRTAD
- a CDS encoding helix-turn-helix transcriptional regulator, encoding MESALAEIEFLALSTNRVEVLRLLAEDRHTRTDLAVATGASQATLGRILRDFDDRSWIRRVDGAYVATATGELVADGFLDLLDIVETEVDLRPIVDYLPDAIDFDLRRLDDATITVPSGTRPNAPVGRVLGLLRGASSIRVFSHAFNEGSLDAIERRVTAGETTFEGVFSQHAIDAVADDEGLRRRLESLLDAPGATLRVRDGDIPLAVTVVDGTVHLLIRDTNGVLQASIDTDDPVVRDCARERFDGYWAEASALDSGDLG
- the sucD gene encoding succinate--CoA ligase subunit alpha, translating into MSVLVDEDTRVVVQGITGGEGNFHAEQMIEYGTNVVAGAVPGKGGQEVHGVPVYDTVHEAVRREDADASVVFVPPAFAADALFEALDTSLDLVVAITEGIPTQDMTTVNRRLRETDTYLVGPNCPGVITPGEAKLGILPGNIFSSGNVGLVSRSGTLTYQVVDNLTQRGIGQTTAIGIGGDPIIGTSFIDALELFEADPETEAVAMCGEIGGEDEEDAADFIATEMDTPVAGFIAGRTAPPGKRMGHAGAIVSGSGTGTAESKIEALNNAGVPVGDTPEEVADHIEGFL
- a CDS encoding FmdB family zinc ribbon protein encodes the protein MSLMDKVKELLAPDESETVLYDYECQDCEKTITSSDPPESATCRNCGSSNLEEVGKMYAGGGGGGAG
- a CDS encoding potassium channel family protein, with translation MAERDHIVVAGGGRVGRRVAEDFVNRGTDVTVVERDPNRIDATEVDERVTYLQGDATRPSMLREAIRDETDVIGALTGDQSTNLAVCMAAKQLYPDIETVARIQVEDGDEYTEFVDRVYFPERASIKAAVNALSGSDIRTLEGVTGDLELFDVRVDYDAPAAGEVVADALPEGSLVVSQTSGDVAVQHSTTLVAGRRYIVAADHEVVDEVLAQLRGSHDA